The Erwinia billingiae Eb661 nucleotide sequence TTACCGTTCTTATGCCCGCACATGGGACATTTCAGCCGCTGGGAAGGAAATCATTCATTGCTCTAACGATCCGCTACTGGGTGGCGACCCCGGTAAAATGAATCCGGAAGATCTGCTGATATCGTCTCTTTCTGCCTGCCATATGCTGTGGTATTTGCATCTGGCGTCGGATGCTGGCATCACCGTGCTGGAATACGAGGACTCACCGCAAGCAACGGGTGAGGTTTTAAAGAGTGGTGCAGGCCGCTTCATATCAGCAATCCTCAGACCCAAAATTACTGTGGTAGCCGGTACAAATATTGATGCTGCAACGGCTATTCACCATGAAATCCATAAAGTGTGCTTTATTGCCAGGTCCGTAAATTTCCCGGTGACCTGTGAGCCTGAATTTATCCTCTCTGAGGACGTGCATTCTTCGGAGTAGGGCCCGGTATAAACAACGCCGCTTTCGAAAGGGTTTTGATTTTCCTGAAAACGGCGATATGGCTTTTAACGGATGCTTGCTCTTTGCCAGAGGCTCTTGCAGCACCTTCCAAAGAGCTCCTGCAGCCCCTTCCAAAAAGCGCCAGTCACAGCCCATCTAAACCTTTTTGGAAAAACCTCTAGACGACTGGTCTAATTGTTGTTAGTTTAACGCCATCGCACCGACATGCGGTCGACATTTACCCCATTACAAGACGACTGGTCTAATTCAGTCAGCTAACCTAACTTGCAGGAGAGTAACGATGAAAATTCTTATGGTCTTAACCTCACACGACAAACTGGGTGATACCGGACGTAAAACCGGCTTCTGGCTGGAAGAGCTGGCCGCGCCTTACTATGCGTTTAAGGATGCCGGCGCCGAAGTCACGCTGGCTTCACCGAAAGGCGGCAACCCACCGTTAGACCCGAAAAGTAATGAACCGGATTTCCAGACTGACCAGACCCACCGCTTTGAAGCTGACGCCGCGGCTGTGGCCCAACTGGCTGCAACGGTCCGTCTCGACAGCGTGTCATCCGCAGATTACGACGCCGTTTTCTATCCAGGTGGACACGGTCCGCTGTGGGACCTGGCTGAAGATAAACACTCCATCAGCCTTATCGAATCTTTCCTCGCGGCGAACAAGCATGTTGCACTGGTATGTCATGCGCCAGGCGTGCTGCGTCACGTCAAAACGCCAGCGGGAAAACCACTGGTCGAGGGCCGCAAGGTCACCGGATTTACCAACAGCGAAGAAGAAGGGGTAGGGCTGACCCAGATTGTGCCTTTCCTGGTTGAAGACGAGCTGATCGCCAAAGGCGGGATCTATTCCAAAGGGGAAGACTGGGGTTCATATGTGGTGAGCGATGGCCTGCTGATCACCGGTCAAAACCCAGGATCTTCGGCCGCAACTGCAGCCCAGCTGATTAAGCAATTAGGTGCATAAAGGGTAATCACGCCGGAGGGGCGCAGGCTAAGCGCCCCAAGGCAAAGGATTATCCATAACGGTCCATCAACTTATCGGGCTGTCAGACGTTCTCTCAGAGCGTCTGGCTCAACGTCACCATTGAAGGAAAATCATCATGTTTAAAAAATCTTTGACCACGCTGGCATTAAGTCTGGCTTTGTCTGTCTATGCGCAGTCGTCTGTGGCTGAGCCGGTAAAAAACATTGTTTTGGTTCACGGGGCTTTTGTTGATGGATCGGGCTGGAACCCGGTGGCGCGCATTCTGGATAAAGCGGGCTATAAGGTGTCGATAGTTCAGGAGCCGCAAACCTCACTGGCGGATGATGTTGCGGCCACCCGGCGCGTTCTGGCACTACAACAGGGAAAATCGTTGCTGGTGGGCCATAGCTACGGCGGGATGATCATCAGTGACGCGGGAAATGAGGCTTCTGTCGCGGGGCTGGTCTATATCGCTGCGTTTCAGCCTGAGCAAGGCGATTCCTTGCTGAGTCTGGCAAAACAAATGCCGGCAGCCGCCCAGTCAATTACCGAAACAGCGGATCACTTCCTCTATATCAAACCGGAAAACTTCCACGCTGACTTTGCAGCAGATTTACCCGTTAAAGAGACGGATTTATTGGCGCGTTCCCAGGTGATGCCTGCCGTCGCCGCATTTACGGCTGCCGCTGGCGTTCCTGCCTGGAAAACCAAGCCAAGCTGGGCGGTTGTTGCCACGCAGGACAGGGCGATTAATCCCGAATTAGAGCGCTTCATGGCGAAACGTGCTCACAGCACCGTGACGGAACTGAAGGGCAACCACGCCATTTATGCCTCACAGCCGGAAAAAATTGCGGCAGTGATTGAAAAAGCGGCGAAGAGTTTATCTCAGTAAACAAAGAGTAAGCCTGCGAGGCGGTAACAGCGCTAACCTGTCTATAGACGACTGGTCTAGCCCCTGATAAATTATGCCGATGAATACGACAACTTCACTCCATAATCATGAAATCCGCGATCACATCCTTGCTACCGGCCAGCGCATTATGGCCGGTAAAGGATTCTCTGCCGTCGGATTGAATGAAATACTCAAAGATGCCGGTGTGCCAAAAGGCTCTTTCTACCATTACTTTGGTTCGAAGGAAGCGTTTGGCGTGGATATGTTGAGCCACTATTTTGATGACTATCTGGCGGATATCGACAGAACGCTGGGCCAGCCGGGTCTGACGATGGCGCAGCGACTGATGAACTACTTCCAGCAGTGGCAGGCGTCGCAGTCATTTTCTGATTGTCAGGGTAAATGCCTGGCGGTGAAGCTGGGTGCTGAAGTTGCCGACCTGTCGGACAGCATGCGCTTAGCGTTGGATGCGGGCACGTCTGGCATCATCTCACGCCTGTCGGAAGCGTTAGAAACGGGTGTCGCCGAGGGATCGCTTGCCATCGACGAGCCGCCTCGCACCGTGGCAGAAAGCCTCTATCAGCTTTGGCTGGGCGCAAGCGTCATGGTCAAGATTGTTCGACATACCGGCCCGTTCGACTCAGCCATGATCACCACCCGAAAAATTATTCATATCACCCCTTAACCGGGGGATATGCCTTCGTAAAGGCTCTTACCCCTTCCCAACGCCGCTCACAACCGACCGTGTCTATTTTATTCTCTGCAACATATCGAGTTTGAATAGTTTGTTGTGCAGTTCAACAACGTTGCGGCAGCCCAGCTTCTTCATGATGTTTTGTTTGTGGCTGCTGATGGTTTTATTGCTGCGCGAAACAATCGGCGCTATTAGCTTGTTGGTTTTTCCGCGGGCCATCAGTTCAAGCAGCCTGAACTCTAATGGCGTCAGCGTTTTGTGCTCGTCCTGATTATATTTCCATACCATCGCTTGTGAAGAGCTGTTAAAAGGATGCCCGCTGGCACCGGCAAATATGCATGCAGCCAACTGCTGGACGCTGTCATTTTTCATCACCATATTGCAGTGCGGAACATGTTGCAGAACGTACTTTATCAGCACCGGGTCAGCGATTTGGGTGAATATAATCAGCCGGATATGTGGCCAGCGCAGGTTAAGCTGCGTCAGGAATTTTACGCAGCGGAAGAAGGTATCCTTGCTGGTGGCCAGTTCGGCGATCACCACCTGAACTGAGTGAATTTCGAGGGTAAATTCAAGCTCAGTCATGTCCGGGCAGCAGAATGTGCGGATATCCCTGGCCTCAAAATAATCAGCGATGCCTTTGCAGCAAAAGGCATCACTGTCGAGCACGGCAAGTGTAAACATGGCGAGGACTCCGTGACAGTAGGTCCCGTCATTACACCCCTAAGATTAAGGGCCAGGAATCAACCATTACTGAAGATGTTGTAAGGCCTTTCCGAGTTTGGTTTAAGCACGTTTTTTTTGTTAGATACTCCGTAATGAACTCTGATGACAAGCCAGACACAGGTTCAAGGTATTCGATCTCTTATCGCTCACGATTGTTTAGCCGTTTTAGCCTGGACGTTGCCGGTATTCCCCCAGTGAGCCAGCGCACAAACCGGGACTAAAGTCTCCGACAATAATTAACATAACAGCATGATTTGTAACAAGTGCAGGGCATTTGCCTAACTGTTATCGGGCAATGTCACATAGGCGCGGGTCAACTCTGCTGGGTATACCTATAGCGGTGCTCTTAACCCTACAGGTGACGCATGACCCAACAACACGCTGAATTATCAGCCGATCACGATGCGCATATCGCGTCCGCCATCGGCAAGTTCTTCCGCCGCATCATCCCGATGCTGGCCGTGATGCTTATCGTTAACCAGATTGACCGCGCCAACATTGGCTTTGTTAAGGCCGAATTGCAAACCGATGCCGGCATCAGCGCCGCCGCCTTTGGCCTGGGCGCTGGGCTGTTCTTTATCGGCTATGCGCTGTTTGAAGTGCCAAGCAATATGATGCTGAAAAAAGTCGGCGCACGGGTATGGCTGACGCGCATCATGATCACCTGGGGTCTGGTGGTGGTGCTGACCGGCTTCGTCAGCACGCCGCTGCATTTCTATCTGCTGCGCTTCCTGCTCGGCGTCGCCGAGGCGGGCTTCTTCCCGGGCGTGCTGTTCTATTTTCGTCAATGGGTGCCGAATGCCTGGCGAGGACGCGCGACGGCGATGGTGCTCAGCGCGACCGCCAGCGCCTTTCTGTTTTCCGGTCCGCTGACCGGTGCCATCCTGATGATGCACGATTTTGGCGGCATCGCAGGCTGGAAATGGGTGATGTTTCTGGAAGGCGGCGCGTCGATAGTCATCGGTTTGCTGGCGGCCATGGTGCTGGTGTCGAAACCGGACGGGGCGAAATGGCTGAGCAGCGCGGAGAAACAGGCGCTGGCACAGCAGCTGGCGCTGGAAGATGCCGCTCGTGAAGAGCATGCGGTAACCCAGGGCCGCTGGGGATTAATTACCGACCGCAGCCTGTTAACGTACTGCCTGATCTTCTTCACCATGACCATGACCGGCTACACGCTGGTGTTCTGGCTACCGCAAATTATTCAACGCATTCAGGGCTTCAACAGTTTTGAAACCGGACTGCTGACCGCCGTTCCGTGGCTGTTCGCCATTGTGGCGCTGTTTCTGCTGGGCAAAGCCACCGACCGCTATCGCCATATGCTCGATAAAGGGCTGGGTATCGCCATGCTGATCGCCGCCTGCGGCACCTTTATGGCCACGCTGGGCACGCCATGGTTTGGTTTTGTGGCGATGATTGTTGCCTGTATTGGCTCCAAGGTCAGCGCCGCCTTCTTCTGGCCGATGCCGCAAAGCGAATTGCCGTCATCGATAGCTGCCCCCGGCATTGCGCTGATCAACTCCATTGGCAACCTTGGCGGATTCTTTGCGCCAACGGTGTTCGGCTACCTCGAAATGCATACCGGCAGCACCACCGGCGGGCTCTACGCGCTGACCAGCGTCTCCGTCGTGACCGGCCTGTGGCTGCTGCTGCGTCGCAAACCTGTTCCCCCGGCATTTGGTCATACGGAGACAAACCATGTCAGACAGTCCAGTCATTAAATCGATGCGCATTGTGCCGGTTGCCGGTTACGACAGCATGTTGCTGAATATTGGCGGTGCCCATAACTGCGTTTTTACCCGCATTATCGTGATCCTCACCGATTCTGCCGGACACACCGGCGTTGGCGAAACGCCCTGTCATGCCTCAACCCTGCAGTTGCTGGCGCAGTTTCGCCCGCTGATTGAAGGCAGTTCGCTGCTGCGGCTGAACGCGACGCTAAGCCAGCTGTTCAGCAGCGACGCGCGTCAGCAGCAAACCTCGCATACCAACGACATTCATATTCCGCAGATGAATCCGGAGAAGTTTTATAACGCCGCCGCCGCTATCGAAGCGGCGTTGTTGGATCTGCAAGGCAAGCTGTTTAACCTGCCGGTGGCGGATCTGCTGGCCAGTGGCAAACAGCGCGATCGTATTCCGGTGCTGGGCTATCTGTTCTATATCGCCGACCGCAAGCTGACCAATATGCACTATCGCTCGGGCGATAATGAGCAGGATGGCTGGTTCCGCCTGCGGCATGAAGCGGCGATGGACAGCACCGCCGTGGTGCGGCTGGCCGAAGCGGCGGTTGAGCAGTACGGCTTTCGCGACTTCAAGCTGAAAGGCGGCGTGCAGGCGGGCGAAGTGGAAGTCGAAACGGTTGAAGCGCTGCTGTCGCGTTTCCCCGAGGCGCGGGTGACCGTCGATCCCAACGCCAGCTGGTCGCTGGAGGAAGCGATTCGCTTTGGTAAACAGCTGGCCGGTAAGGTGCCCTATCTGGAAGATCCGTGCGGCGCGGAGCAGGGCTATTCCGGTCGGGAAACGCTGGCCGAATTCCGTCGCGCCACCGGCGTGCCGGTGGCCACCAATATGATCGCCAACGACTGGCGACAGCTGCATCATGCGCTGCAACTGAATGCCATCGACATTCCGCTCGCCGATCCGCACTTCTGGACGATGCGCAATGCCAACGTGGTGGCGCAGCTGTGCAACGAATGGGGACTGACCACCGGCTGTCACTCCAATAATCACTTTGATATCTCGCTGGCGATGGTGGCACACCTTGGCGCAGCGGCACCGGGCGATCGCCAGACCGCCTTTGATACCCACTGGATTTGGCAGGATGGCCAGCAGCTGACGCGTCAGCCGCCGCAGATCCGCGATGGCTACCTGGAATTACCGCCGGGCCCCGGACTGGGCATCGAGTTGGATATGGAACGCGTTGAGCAGGCGCATGCGTTGTATAACGCGCTGCCGGATAAGAATCGCAACGATGCGTTGGGAATGCAGTTTTTGATCGACAACTGGCGCTATGACGCCAAACGACCGTCACTGGTACGCTAAGGAATAAGCATGCAGAAAATAATACGTGCAGCGGCGCTGTTAGCGTCGATCGCCGCCAGCGCGCCAGTGATGGCGCAAACCTTTGTCTACGTTTCGGAAGCCGATGATGGCACCATCGCGCGCTACGCGCTGAATGAGCAAACCGGTGCGCTTAACCTGCTGGGACGCACCAAAACCGCCGGCAAAGTGATGCCGATGGCACTGAGTGCCGATCGTACCCAGCTCTATGCGGCCATCCGCAGTAAACCGCTGCAGCTGGAAAGCTGGCATATCGACAGCAAAACCGGCGATCTCAGCCCGTCCAGTTCTGTTAGCGCCGCCGCCAGCTATCCCTATATCAGCACCGATCCGCAGGGGCGTTTTCTGCTGGGCGCGTCCTATGATGGCGACGTGGTGCACGTCTACCGGCTCGCCAGTGACGGCAAGGTGATTGCGCCGCCGGTTGGCAGCTTCAAGACCGGTCACGCGGCCCACTCGGTGATTGTCGATGCCCGTGGGGAAAATGCCTACGTTGGCAATCTCGGCACCGATCGGGTGCTGCAGCTGAAGTTAAGCGCTACCGGCGAGCTGACGGCCCTTGGCAACGGCTATGTCAAAACGGCCGCTGAAAATGGCCCGCGCCATTCGGTGCTGTCGCCGGATAATCGCTTCCTCTACAACATCGGCGAGATGGGCGGCATCATCACCCAGTTCCGCCGTGAAGCCAGTGGCGAGCTGGTAAAAGTGGCGGAGACGCCGAATGCGGTGGCAGAAAAACACCATCTGGAACATGGCAAAGAGCGCCCGGCTAACTACAGCGACCCCACGCCGCGCATCTGGGCCGCCGATATCCGCCTGACGCCGGATGGCCGTTTTCTGTATGTTAGCGAGCGGACCAGCAGCACCATCAGCGGTTATCGGGTGAATAAGGCCGACGGCACGTTGACGCTGATTGATAGCTGGCAGGTTGAGAAACAGCCGCGCGGTATGGCGATTACTTCCGACGGTCGCTGGCTGATTGCCAGCGGGGAGAAGAGTACGGTTACCGGCAGTTATGCCATCGATCCGCAAAGCGGGGCACTTAAGCGCGTTGGTGAAGCACCGGCCGGCCGTGATGCGAACTGGGTGACGACGGTGACCTATGCGGAACACTGTACGCCGGAAGATTTTGGCGGCAAGGCGGATGGAAAAACGCTCAATACCACTGCCATCCAACAGGCGATTGACCAGTGCAGTCAGCGCGGCGGCGGAACGGTTCAGCTGTCGCCAGGACGCTGGTTAAGCGGCCCGCTGCAATTGCAGAGCAATATCACGCTTCAGATTGATCAAGGCGCCACGCTGCAAGCCAGTAATCAGGAAGGAAAATTTGTTAACGCCTTTATTGGCCATCCCGCCAGAGTGAATGAAGCCTTTATTTACGCCAGCAACGTCAACAACGTGGCGATAACCGGCGGCGGCACGCTGGATGGCGACGGTGAAAAAAGCTGGTGGCCGCAAGCATTGAAAATCCGCGCAGAGGTGAGAGGGGGCAATCCTAAAGCCTTTACCGATCGCTTCCCTGGCATTCCGTTAGCCAACGGCGCACCGCGTCCGTGGTTTATCGAATTCAACAACGTCAGCCACAGTAAGATCGAACAACTGCACCTGACCAACTCGCCGATGTGGAATATTGTTATCCGCAACAGCGCCGATATTACTGTGCAGAACGTCAGGATAACCAATCCCGTCAGCTCGCCAAATACCGACGGCATGGACATCGTTTCCTCGCGCAATATCACCGTGTCAAATATGGATATTCATACCGGTGACGACAATATTGCCATCAAGTCCGGGCTGGTTAACGGCACGGCTGCCGCCTCGAAGGACATTACTATCGAGGATTCGGTGATGCGGGATGGCCACGGTATTTCTGTCGGCAGTGAAACCGCCAACGGCATCGGCAAGGTTACGATTAATCACGTCACTTTCCTGAATACCGAAAATGGCGTGCGCATTAAATCAGCCAGAGATCGGGGCGAGAATATCGGTCCGCTGATCGCCAGTCATCTCACCATGACCAATGTGGTGACGCCGGTGCTGGTGACCAACAGCTACAGCGGCCAGGCAGGCGCACAGGGCCACACGCTGACCCAGCCGATTGAAACGGCTGCGGTCACCGCCTCCACACCAAAAATGAAAGGGATACATATTTCCGACCTGATGGCGACGAAAGCCAGCTATGCGATGATTTTCAGTGGCCTGCCGGAATCACCTGTTGAAGACGTCACGCTGAATAACATCCGCATTGATGCGCAGTATGGCGTGCAGGCAAGGTATGTCAGCGGGGAAGGGAAGAACATCACTCTCACCGTGAAGGAAGGCGAGACGCTGGCAAAAGGCCCGGATACCTCGCTCACACTAAACTGACCCGGCTTGCTCCTTCTGGACCCAATTCGTCCTAAAAGGAGCCGGTTTTTTCGCCAGAAAACAGCGTTGCACAAACTTTGAAACCATCCAGCTGACGCAGAGCATAGGGATATGCTGGATCTGGGGTTATCTTATGTGCAGGCATGTTGCCTGGAGGGGAGTTTATGAAGACAGTGATCGTGATATTAGCCTGCCTGGTGCTGTCCGGGTGTGGTGCAGGGATGGCTTCGCTGATTCCTTCCTCAGATGTGTGCCCGAACGGCATCGACAGCGTAACCGGGCAGTGCCGTTAAGAAAAACCGCCGTATCGGGATTAGCTGTGTTGGATCCTGATATCGGCGTCGGTCATTTTCCCCAGCAGTTGCTGTTCCGACACCAGCGGACGCCTGAAATCAACCGACTCGCCGGACAAACACACCGTGCGTAAATGGCGGTTACAGATAAACCAGATTTCATCCCGGTCATTCGAGAGAATGTAATACGCGTCGGAGGTTTCGGACGGATTGTAGCAACCCAACGCCCGGTAAGCCGTTTCGCTGTTGAATCCACTTTGCAGCGGAAGAGGGCGAGGACCGTTTTCCATTTCCTTCACCTTCAAATACAAGCCTTGTTCCAGCCAGAGCATAAGTCACCAATGGGTTTGCAGAAGTCCTGTAATTATAACCAGCCTCTCTCTGTTCACCCCGTCTGTGACGTTAATTGCCAACTCTGTCACAGACGAGACAAATTTATTGCCTTTAAAGCCGTTATTTACCGATCCTGGTAGGGATCTTTCTTGTGATCTTCACTGTCATCACGGGTTCGTGGGATCTCGCCATGTTCATTGGGATTATCTTTGGCAGGATGCTGGCCTTTCTCGTTGTCTTTTGGCTTTTTTTCATGCTCATGCGTTTTATCAGACATGCTTAACTCCTTCTTTTCCAGAAGTATTAAGAATAGACGATAAATGCCACAAATCTGGCTAAAACCCTACGCTATTCACGGATATTGAGAGGGCGATCGATGAATAATTCACTCAGGCGAATTAAGGATAATTACCGCATTAACGCAAATTAATCTTGTAAACTTACGTAATAAGTTCAATGCATTGATATTTAACAAATTTTAATTAAAGTAAGTAAAGAAAGCTTATTTGTAGTTAAAGGTATCTGTGATTTGTTAACAAAATTATTAAAATATTCCCCTAATTTTTTAATAATTGTTGAACTAAGTTACTCATATGTCGCAAACAAAAAAAGTTATTCCTGCTG carries:
- a CDS encoding OsmC family protein; the protein is MQHTYSSHLSWTGNLGTGTSGYRSYARTWDISAAGKEIIHCSNDPLLGGDPGKMNPEDLLISSLSACHMLWYLHLASDAGITVLEYEDSPQATGEVLKSGAGRFISAILRPKITVVAGTNIDAATAIHHEIHKVCFIARSVNFPVTCEPEFILSEDVHSSE
- a CDS encoding type 1 glutamine amidotransferase domain-containing protein, translating into MKILMVLTSHDKLGDTGRKTGFWLEELAAPYYAFKDAGAEVTLASPKGGNPPLDPKSNEPDFQTDQTHRFEADAAAVAQLAATVRLDSVSSADYDAVFYPGGHGPLWDLAEDKHSISLIESFLAANKHVALVCHAPGVLRHVKTPAGKPLVEGRKVTGFTNSEEEGVGLTQIVPFLVEDELIAKGGIYSKGEDWGSYVVSDGLLITGQNPGSSAATAAQLIKQLGA
- a CDS encoding alpha/beta fold hydrolase, yielding MFKKSLTTLALSLALSVYAQSSVAEPVKNIVLVHGAFVDGSGWNPVARILDKAGYKVSIVQEPQTSLADDVAATRRVLALQQGKSLLVGHSYGGMIISDAGNEASVAGLVYIAAFQPEQGDSLLSLAKQMPAAAQSITETADHFLYIKPENFHADFAADLPVKETDLLARSQVMPAVAAFTAAAGVPAWKTKPSWAVVATQDRAINPELERFMAKRAHSTVTELKGNHAIYASQPEKIAAVIEKAAKSLSQ
- a CDS encoding TetR/AcrR family transcriptional regulator, encoding MNTTTSLHNHEIRDHILATGQRIMAGKGFSAVGLNEILKDAGVPKGSFYHYFGSKEAFGVDMLSHYFDDYLADIDRTLGQPGLTMAQRLMNYFQQWQASQSFSDCQGKCLAVKLGAEVADLSDSMRLALDAGTSGIISRLSEALETGVAEGSLAIDEPPRTVAESLYQLWLGASVMVKIVRHTGPFDSAMITTRKIIHITP
- a CDS encoding response regulator transcription factor codes for the protein MFTLAVLDSDAFCCKGIADYFEARDIRTFCCPDMTELEFTLEIHSVQVVIAELATSKDTFFRCVKFLTQLNLRWPHIRLIIFTQIADPVLIKYVLQHVPHCNMVMKNDSVQQLAACIFAGASGHPFNSSSQAMVWKYNQDEHKTLTPLEFRLLELMARGKTNKLIAPIVSRSNKTISSHKQNIMKKLGCRNVVELHNKLFKLDMLQRIK
- a CDS encoding MFS transporter, whose translation is MTQQHAELSADHDAHIASAIGKFFRRIIPMLAVMLIVNQIDRANIGFVKAELQTDAGISAAAFGLGAGLFFIGYALFEVPSNMMLKKVGARVWLTRIMITWGLVVVLTGFVSTPLHFYLLRFLLGVAEAGFFPGVLFYFRQWVPNAWRGRATAMVLSATASAFLFSGPLTGAILMMHDFGGIAGWKWVMFLEGGASIVIGLLAAMVLVSKPDGAKWLSSAEKQALAQQLALEDAAREEHAVTQGRWGLITDRSLLTYCLIFFTMTMTGYTLVFWLPQIIQRIQGFNSFETGLLTAVPWLFAIVALFLLGKATDRYRHMLDKGLGIAMLIAACGTFMATLGTPWFGFVAMIVACIGSKVSAAFFWPMPQSELPSSIAAPGIALINSIGNLGGFFAPTVFGYLEMHTGSTTGGLYALTSVSVVTGLWLLLRRKPVPPAFGHTETNHVRQSSH
- a CDS encoding enolase C-terminal domain-like protein, with the protein product MSDSPVIKSMRIVPVAGYDSMLLNIGGAHNCVFTRIIVILTDSAGHTGVGETPCHASTLQLLAQFRPLIEGSSLLRLNATLSQLFSSDARQQQTSHTNDIHIPQMNPEKFYNAAAAIEAALLDLQGKLFNLPVADLLASGKQRDRIPVLGYLFYIADRKLTNMHYRSGDNEQDGWFRLRHEAAMDSTAVVRLAEAAVEQYGFRDFKLKGGVQAGEVEVETVEALLSRFPEARVTVDPNASWSLEEAIRFGKQLAGKVPYLEDPCGAEQGYSGRETLAEFRRATGVPVATNMIANDWRQLHHALQLNAIDIPLADPHFWTMRNANVVAQLCNEWGLTTGCHSNNHFDISLAMVAHLGAAAPGDRQTAFDTHWIWQDGQQLTRQPPQIRDGYLELPPGPGLGIELDMERVEQAHALYNALPDKNRNDALGMQFLIDNWRYDAKRPSLVR
- a CDS encoding beta-propeller fold lactonase family protein — its product is MQKIIRAAALLASIAASAPVMAQTFVYVSEADDGTIARYALNEQTGALNLLGRTKTAGKVMPMALSADRTQLYAAIRSKPLQLESWHIDSKTGDLSPSSSVSAAASYPYISTDPQGRFLLGASYDGDVVHVYRLASDGKVIAPPVGSFKTGHAAHSVIVDARGENAYVGNLGTDRVLQLKLSATGELTALGNGYVKTAAENGPRHSVLSPDNRFLYNIGEMGGIITQFRREASGELVKVAETPNAVAEKHHLEHGKERPANYSDPTPRIWAADIRLTPDGRFLYVSERTSSTISGYRVNKADGTLTLIDSWQVEKQPRGMAITSDGRWLIASGEKSTVTGSYAIDPQSGALKRVGEAPAGRDANWVTTVTYAEHCTPEDFGGKADGKTLNTTAIQQAIDQCSQRGGGTVQLSPGRWLSGPLQLQSNITLQIDQGATLQASNQEGKFVNAFIGHPARVNEAFIYASNVNNVAITGGGTLDGDGEKSWWPQALKIRAEVRGGNPKAFTDRFPGIPLANGAPRPWFIEFNNVSHSKIEQLHLTNSPMWNIVIRNSADITVQNVRITNPVSSPNTDGMDIVSSRNITVSNMDIHTGDDNIAIKSGLVNGTAAASKDITIEDSVMRDGHGISVGSETANGIGKVTINHVTFLNTENGVRIKSARDRGENIGPLIASHLTMTNVVTPVLVTNSYSGQAGAQGHTLTQPIETAAVTASTPKMKGIHISDLMATKASYAMIFSGLPESPVEDVTLNNIRIDAQYGVQARYVSGEGKNITLTVKEGETLAKGPDTSLTLN